A region of the Candidatus Desulfatibia profunda genome:
TTCCTGCTGGCATTGAACAACGATACCGCTGGGAAGGTGGGAGATGCGAACCGCGCTGCTGGTTTTATTGACATGCTGCCCTCCGGCACCGCTGGCCCTGAACACATCGATGCGCAGGTCTTTATCGTCTATCTCGATCACAATATCCTTGTCCAGTTCAGGATAGACAAAAACGGAGGCAAAGGATGTATGTCGTTTGCCTCCGGCATTGAACGGCGAAATCCTCACCAGACGGTGAACGCCTGTTTCTGATTTTAAATAGCCGTAGGCATAGTTACCGTCGACCGTAAATGTTACGCTTTTGATTCCGGCTTCATCGCCGGGCTGAAAATCGATGACATCGATGCCAAAGCCTTTGCGTTCACTCCAGCGCGTGTACATTCGAAAGAGCATTTCAGCCCAGTCCTGGGCTTCGGTTCCGCCGGCCCCCGCATTAATGGAAACAATGCCGTTTTTAGGATCATCCTCACCGTCGAGCATCAGGTCGAAAGAAAGCTTGCGTATGGTTGCTTGAATGGTTTGAACTTGCCGGGAGACTTCTTCGACGGTGTCCGGGTCTGATTCTTCGAGGGCCAGATCCAGCAGGATTTCACTTTCTTCAAGATCATTGTGAAGTTTTTTAAATCTTTCAATCTGGCCGGAGAGTAATGAGCGCTCTTTTAAAATGGTCTTGGTTTCTTCCGGGTTGTCCCAGACGCCTTTTTGGGAAATCAGGCTTTCGATGGTTTCAAGTCGTTTTTCTTTGCCGGCCAGGTCAAAGATAACCTCTTAATTGTTCTAATTTTAAAAAAAGCTCCTTTAAGGTTTCTTTGAGTTCGATAGCCATGGTACGC
Encoded here:
- the prfB gene encoding peptide chain release factor 2 (programmed frameshift) → MAIELKETLKELFLKLEQLRGIFDLAGKEKRLETIESLISQKGVWDNPEETKTILKERSLLSGQIERFKKLHNDLEESEILLDLALEESDPDTVEEVSRQVQTIQATIRKLSFDLMLDGEDDPKNGIVSINAGAGGTEAQDWAEMLFRMYTRWSERKGFGIDVIDFQPGDEAGIKSVTFTVDGNYAYGYLKSETGVHRLVRISPFNAGGKRHTSFASVFVYPELDKDIVIEIDDKDLRIDVFRASGAGGQHVNKTSSAVRISHLPSGIVVQCQQEKSQHRNKDLAMKVLKARLYQLEKQKQDDIFQELHAGKDEIAWGSQIRSYVLHPYQMVKDHRINLEVGNINSVLDGALDPFIEGVLLAGKA